Proteins from one Stegostoma tigrinum isolate sSteTig4 chromosome 17, sSteTig4.hap1, whole genome shotgun sequence genomic window:
- the LOC125459230 gene encoding carnitine O-palmitoyltransferase 1, liver isoform-like isoform X1, which produces MAEAHQAVAFQFTVTPDGIDLHLSHEALKQVYLSGLRSWKKRIWRYRNGILTGVYPASPSSWLFVVVAVIATTYARMDPSLGMIDKIRDHLPTNGYLSNQTESVLSALLFGTALWLALVFTMRQTLKLLLSYHGWMFIEHGKPPPHVKLWMLLVKIFSGRKPLMNSFQTSLPRLPVPSVKNTMRRYLESVQPLLDEEKFKRMQALARDFELKTAPRLQWYLKLKSWWATNYVSDWWEEYVYLRGRGPIMVNSNYYAMDYLYIVPTTKQAARAGNTIHAMLLYRRKLDREEIRPVYLREAPVPLCSWQFEWLFNTTRIAGLHTDTLQHLKDSKHIAVYHRGRFYKVWLYHNGRLLKPREIQTQMQKILDDQSPVQPGEEKLAALTAGDRVPWAEARRSFFSHGKNKVSLDTIEKAAFFVTLDDTEQGFRKADPVTSLDSYAKSLLHGKCYDRWFDKSLSFIIFKNGKIGLNAEHSWADAPIIGHLWESILATDQFQLGYTEEGNCKGEANRKIPLPQRLQWEISEPCQEVITQSLSVAQQLADDVDFHAFPFDDFGKGLIKRCRISPDAFVQMALQLAHYRDKGSFCLTYEASMTRLFREGRTETVRSCSTQATKFVLAMMDPAQTREQKLKLFKQAAEKHQDLYRHAMTGAGIDRHLFCLYVVSKYLGVESPFLKEVLSEPWKLSTSQTPHQLLDLVDVNRFPQYVSSGGGFGPVADDGYGVSYIMVGETLINMHISCKFSSPETDSHRFGKHFRQAMLDILSLFNLNNRPSQ; this is translated from the exons ATGGCAGAAGCTCACCAGGCTGTGGCCTTTCAGTTCACTGTCACCCCTGATGGCATTGACTTACACCTGAGCCACGAGGCTCTGAAACAGGTCTATCTGTCTGGCCTGCGCTCCTGGAAGAAGAGGATCTGGCGATACAGG AATGGTATCCTGACTGGAGTTTACCCAGCCAGCCCCTCCAGCTGGCTCTTCGTGGTGGTTGCAGTGATCGCGACAACGTACGCACGGATGGATCCCTCCCTGGGAATGATAGACAAGATCAGAGATCACCTTCCCACCAA TGGTTACCTGTCAAATCAGACTGAAAGCGTTCTCAGTGCTTTGCTGTTTGGCACAGCTCTCTGGCTGGCCCTGGTTTTCACAATGCGACAGACTCTCAAACTGCTGCTGTCCTACCACGGCTGGATGTTTATCGAACACGGAAAACCACCGCCCCATGTCAAACTCTGGATG TTGCTGGTGAAAATATTCTCTGGCCGCAAGCCCCTGATGAACAGTTTCCAGACATCTCTGCCCCGATTGCCTGTGCCATCAGTGAAGAACACCATGAGGAGG TATCTGGAGTCAGTGCAGCCACTtctggatgaggagaaattcaaGCGGATGCAGGCACTTGCTCGGGACTTTGAGCTGAAAACAGCGCCAAGGCTGCAGTGGTATCTGAAGCTGAAATCATGGTGGGCCACCAACTAT GTCAGTGATTGGTGGGAGGAGTATGTCTATCTTCGAGGACGTGGACCAATCATGGTGAACAGCAATTACTACGCAATG GATTATTTGTACATTGTTCCAACCACAAAGCAGGCAGCTCGAGCTGGGAACACCATTCACGCCATGTTGCTGTACCGGCGGAAACTTGACCGTGAGGAGATTCGGCCT GTCTACCTGAGGGAAGCGCCAGTCCCTCTCTGCTCCTGGCAGTTTGAGTGGCTGTTTAATACAACACGCATCGCTGGGCTCCACACAG ACACTCTGCAGCACTTGAAGGACAGCAAACACATAGCCGTCTACCACCGGGGACGTTTCTACAAGGTCTGGCTCTATCACAATGGCAGGCTCCTCAAGCCCCGTGAGATCCAAACTCAGATGCAAAAGATCCTCGATGACCAGTCACCAGTCCAGCCTGGGGAGGAGAAACTGGCAGCTCTGACTGCAGGAGACAG GGTCCCTTGGGCTGAAGCACGTAGGTCATTCTTCAGCCACGGCAAGAACAAGGTGTCATTGGACACCATCGAGAAAGCTGCTTTCTTTGTGACACTGGATGACACCGAGCAGGGATTCAGGAAGGCGGATCCCGTGACATCCCTTGATAGTTACGCCAAGTCTCTGCTTCACGGCAAGTGCTATGACAG GTGGTTTGATAAATCTTTaagttttattatttttaaaaacggGAAGATTGGTCTGAATGCTGAACACTCGTGGGCAGACGCTCCAATCATTGGGCACCTCTGGGAG TCGATCCTGGCCACCGACCAGTTCCAGCTGGGATATACAGAGGAGGGGAATTGTAAGGGAGAAGCTAATAGGAAGATTCCACTGCCCCAGCGCCTGCAGTGGGAGATCAGTGAGCCG tgtCAGGAAGTGATCACACAATCTCTGAGTGTGGCGCAGCAACTGGCTGATGATGTGGACTTCCACGCCTTCCCTTTCGATGACTTTGGCAAAGGTCTCATCAAACGGTGCAGAATCAGCCCTGATGCCTTTGTACAGATGGCACTACAGCTGGCACATTACCGG GACAAAGGCTCCTTCTGTCTGACGTACGAAGCCTCCATGACCCGGCTGTTCAGAGAGGGCCGCACTGAGACTGTTCGTTCCTGCAGCACTCAGGCCACCAAGTTTGTACTGGCCATGATGGACCCAGCTCAGACG AGGGAACAGAAGCTGAAACTGTTCAAACAGGCAGCGGAGAAACATCAGGATCTGTATCGTCATGCCATGACAGGAGCTGGCATCGACCGGCACCTCTTCTGTCTTTATGTGGTGTCCAAATACTTAGGAGTAGAGTCTCCGTTTCTGAAGGAG GTACTGTCAGAGCCCTGGAAACTGTCCACCAGCCAGACTCCCCACCAGCTGCTTGACCTCGTGGATGTCAACAGATTTCCCCAGTATGTCTCGAGCGGAGGGGGCTTTGGCCCG GTGGCTGATGATGGTTATGGAGTCTCGTACATTATGGTTGGAGAGACACTCATCAACATGCACATCTCATGTAAATTCTCCAGTCCTGAGACG GATTCTCACCGCTTTGGAAAGCATTTCCGACAGGCTATGCTCGATATCCTGTCCCTGTTCAACTTGAACAACAGGCCCAGCCAGTAA
- the LOC125459230 gene encoding carnitine O-palmitoyltransferase 1, liver isoform-like isoform X3: protein MAEAHQAVAFQFTVTPDGIDLHLSHEALKQVYLSGLRSWKKRIWRYRNGILTGVYPASPSSWLFVVVAVIATTYARMDPSLGMIDKIRDHLPTNGYLSNQTESVLSALLFGTALWLALVFTMRQTLKLLLSYHGWMFIEHGKPPPHVKLWMLLVKIFSGRKPLMNSFQTSLPRLPVPSVKNTMRRYLESVQPLLDEEKFKRMQALARDFELKTAPRLQWYLKLKSWWATNYVSDWWEEYVYLRGRGPIMVNSNYYAMDYLYIVPTTKQAARAGNTIHAMLLYRRKLDREEIRPVYLREAPVPLCSWQFEWLFNTTRIAGLHTDTLQHLKDSKHIAVYHRGRFYKVWLYHNGRLLKPREIQTQMQKILDDQSPVQPGEEKLAALTAGDRVPWAEARRSFFSHGKNKVSLDTIEKAAFFVTLDDTEQGFRKADPVTSLDSYAKSLLHGKCYDRWFDKSLSFIIFKNGKIGLNAEHSWADAPIIGHLWECQEVITQSLSVAQQLADDVDFHAFPFDDFGKGLIKRCRISPDAFVQMALQLAHYRDKGSFCLTYEASMTRLFREGRTETVRSCSTQATKFVLAMMDPAQTREQKLKLFKQAAEKHQDLYRHAMTGAGIDRHLFCLYVVSKYLGVESPFLKEVLSEPWKLSTSQTPHQLLDLVDVNRFPQYVSSGGGFGPVADDGYGVSYIMVGETLINMHISCKFSSPETDSHRFGKHFRQAMLDILSLFNLNNRPSQ from the exons ATGGCAGAAGCTCACCAGGCTGTGGCCTTTCAGTTCACTGTCACCCCTGATGGCATTGACTTACACCTGAGCCACGAGGCTCTGAAACAGGTCTATCTGTCTGGCCTGCGCTCCTGGAAGAAGAGGATCTGGCGATACAGG AATGGTATCCTGACTGGAGTTTACCCAGCCAGCCCCTCCAGCTGGCTCTTCGTGGTGGTTGCAGTGATCGCGACAACGTACGCACGGATGGATCCCTCCCTGGGAATGATAGACAAGATCAGAGATCACCTTCCCACCAA TGGTTACCTGTCAAATCAGACTGAAAGCGTTCTCAGTGCTTTGCTGTTTGGCACAGCTCTCTGGCTGGCCCTGGTTTTCACAATGCGACAGACTCTCAAACTGCTGCTGTCCTACCACGGCTGGATGTTTATCGAACACGGAAAACCACCGCCCCATGTCAAACTCTGGATG TTGCTGGTGAAAATATTCTCTGGCCGCAAGCCCCTGATGAACAGTTTCCAGACATCTCTGCCCCGATTGCCTGTGCCATCAGTGAAGAACACCATGAGGAGG TATCTGGAGTCAGTGCAGCCACTtctggatgaggagaaattcaaGCGGATGCAGGCACTTGCTCGGGACTTTGAGCTGAAAACAGCGCCAAGGCTGCAGTGGTATCTGAAGCTGAAATCATGGTGGGCCACCAACTAT GTCAGTGATTGGTGGGAGGAGTATGTCTATCTTCGAGGACGTGGACCAATCATGGTGAACAGCAATTACTACGCAATG GATTATTTGTACATTGTTCCAACCACAAAGCAGGCAGCTCGAGCTGGGAACACCATTCACGCCATGTTGCTGTACCGGCGGAAACTTGACCGTGAGGAGATTCGGCCT GTCTACCTGAGGGAAGCGCCAGTCCCTCTCTGCTCCTGGCAGTTTGAGTGGCTGTTTAATACAACACGCATCGCTGGGCTCCACACAG ACACTCTGCAGCACTTGAAGGACAGCAAACACATAGCCGTCTACCACCGGGGACGTTTCTACAAGGTCTGGCTCTATCACAATGGCAGGCTCCTCAAGCCCCGTGAGATCCAAACTCAGATGCAAAAGATCCTCGATGACCAGTCACCAGTCCAGCCTGGGGAGGAGAAACTGGCAGCTCTGACTGCAGGAGACAG GGTCCCTTGGGCTGAAGCACGTAGGTCATTCTTCAGCCACGGCAAGAACAAGGTGTCATTGGACACCATCGAGAAAGCTGCTTTCTTTGTGACACTGGATGACACCGAGCAGGGATTCAGGAAGGCGGATCCCGTGACATCCCTTGATAGTTACGCCAAGTCTCTGCTTCACGGCAAGTGCTATGACAG GTGGTTTGATAAATCTTTaagttttattatttttaaaaacggGAAGATTGGTCTGAATGCTGAACACTCGTGGGCAGACGCTCCAATCATTGGGCACCTCTGGGAG tgtCAGGAAGTGATCACACAATCTCTGAGTGTGGCGCAGCAACTGGCTGATGATGTGGACTTCCACGCCTTCCCTTTCGATGACTTTGGCAAAGGTCTCATCAAACGGTGCAGAATCAGCCCTGATGCCTTTGTACAGATGGCACTACAGCTGGCACATTACCGG GACAAAGGCTCCTTCTGTCTGACGTACGAAGCCTCCATGACCCGGCTGTTCAGAGAGGGCCGCACTGAGACTGTTCGTTCCTGCAGCACTCAGGCCACCAAGTTTGTACTGGCCATGATGGACCCAGCTCAGACG AGGGAACAGAAGCTGAAACTGTTCAAACAGGCAGCGGAGAAACATCAGGATCTGTATCGTCATGCCATGACAGGAGCTGGCATCGACCGGCACCTCTTCTGTCTTTATGTGGTGTCCAAATACTTAGGAGTAGAGTCTCCGTTTCTGAAGGAG GTACTGTCAGAGCCCTGGAAACTGTCCACCAGCCAGACTCCCCACCAGCTGCTTGACCTCGTGGATGTCAACAGATTTCCCCAGTATGTCTCGAGCGGAGGGGGCTTTGGCCCG GTGGCTGATGATGGTTATGGAGTCTCGTACATTATGGTTGGAGAGACACTCATCAACATGCACATCTCATGTAAATTCTCCAGTCCTGAGACG GATTCTCACCGCTTTGGAAAGCATTTCCGACAGGCTATGCTCGATATCCTGTCCCTGTTCAACTTGAACAACAGGCCCAGCCAGTAA
- the LOC125459230 gene encoding carnitine O-palmitoyltransferase 1, liver isoform-like isoform X2 produces the protein MAEAHQAVAFQFTVTPDGIDLHLSHEALKQVYLSGLRSWKKRIWRYRNGILTGVYPASPSSWLFVVVAVIATTYARMDPSLGMIDKIRDHLPTNGYLSNQTESVLSALLFGTALWLALVFTMRQTLKLLLSYHGWMFIEHGKPPPHVKLWMLLVKIFSGRKPLMNSFQTSLPRLPVPSVKNTMRRYLESVQPLLDEEKFKRMQALARDFELKTAPRLQWYLKLKSWWATNYVSDWWEEYVYLRGRGPIMVNSNYYAMDYLYIVPTTKQAARAGNTIHAMLLYRRKLDREEIRPLMGQSAIPMCSSQYERMFNSTRLPGLETDTLQHLKDSKHIAVYHRGRFYKVWLYHNGRLLKPREIQTQMQKILDDQSPVQPGEEKLAALTAGDRVPWAEARRSFFSHGKNKVSLDTIEKAAFFVTLDDTEQGFRKADPVTSLDSYAKSLLHGKCYDRWFDKSLSFIIFKNGKIGLNAEHSWADAPIIGHLWESILATDQFQLGYTEEGNCKGEANRKIPLPQRLQWEISEPCQEVITQSLSVAQQLADDVDFHAFPFDDFGKGLIKRCRISPDAFVQMALQLAHYRDKGSFCLTYEASMTRLFREGRTETVRSCSTQATKFVLAMMDPAQTREQKLKLFKQAAEKHQDLYRHAMTGAGIDRHLFCLYVVSKYLGVESPFLKEVLSEPWKLSTSQTPHQLLDLVDVNRFPQYVSSGGGFGPVADDGYGVSYIMVGETLINMHISCKFSSPETDSHRFGKHFRQAMLDILSLFNLNNRPSQ, from the exons ATGGCAGAAGCTCACCAGGCTGTGGCCTTTCAGTTCACTGTCACCCCTGATGGCATTGACTTACACCTGAGCCACGAGGCTCTGAAACAGGTCTATCTGTCTGGCCTGCGCTCCTGGAAGAAGAGGATCTGGCGATACAGG AATGGTATCCTGACTGGAGTTTACCCAGCCAGCCCCTCCAGCTGGCTCTTCGTGGTGGTTGCAGTGATCGCGACAACGTACGCACGGATGGATCCCTCCCTGGGAATGATAGACAAGATCAGAGATCACCTTCCCACCAA TGGTTACCTGTCAAATCAGACTGAAAGCGTTCTCAGTGCTTTGCTGTTTGGCACAGCTCTCTGGCTGGCCCTGGTTTTCACAATGCGACAGACTCTCAAACTGCTGCTGTCCTACCACGGCTGGATGTTTATCGAACACGGAAAACCACCGCCCCATGTCAAACTCTGGATG TTGCTGGTGAAAATATTCTCTGGCCGCAAGCCCCTGATGAACAGTTTCCAGACATCTCTGCCCCGATTGCCTGTGCCATCAGTGAAGAACACCATGAGGAGG TATCTGGAGTCAGTGCAGCCACTtctggatgaggagaaattcaaGCGGATGCAGGCACTTGCTCGGGACTTTGAGCTGAAAACAGCGCCAAGGCTGCAGTGGTATCTGAAGCTGAAATCATGGTGGGCCACCAACTAT GTCAGTGATTGGTGGGAGGAGTATGTCTATCTTCGAGGACGTGGACCAATCATGGTGAACAGCAATTACTACGCAATG GATTATTTGTACATTGTTCCAACCACAAAGCAGGCAGCTCGAGCTGGGAACACCATTCACGCCATGTTGCTGTACCGGCGGAAACTTGACCGTGAGGAGATTCGGCCT CTCATGGGTCAAAGTGCAATCCCCATGTGTTCCTCCCAGTACGAGCGtatgttcaattccacccgcCTCCCGGGGTTAGAGACAG ACACTCTGCAGCACTTGAAGGACAGCAAACACATAGCCGTCTACCACCGGGGACGTTTCTACAAGGTCTGGCTCTATCACAATGGCAGGCTCCTCAAGCCCCGTGAGATCCAAACTCAGATGCAAAAGATCCTCGATGACCAGTCACCAGTCCAGCCTGGGGAGGAGAAACTGGCAGCTCTGACTGCAGGAGACAG GGTCCCTTGGGCTGAAGCACGTAGGTCATTCTTCAGCCACGGCAAGAACAAGGTGTCATTGGACACCATCGAGAAAGCTGCTTTCTTTGTGACACTGGATGACACCGAGCAGGGATTCAGGAAGGCGGATCCCGTGACATCCCTTGATAGTTACGCCAAGTCTCTGCTTCACGGCAAGTGCTATGACAG GTGGTTTGATAAATCTTTaagttttattatttttaaaaacggGAAGATTGGTCTGAATGCTGAACACTCGTGGGCAGACGCTCCAATCATTGGGCACCTCTGGGAG TCGATCCTGGCCACCGACCAGTTCCAGCTGGGATATACAGAGGAGGGGAATTGTAAGGGAGAAGCTAATAGGAAGATTCCACTGCCCCAGCGCCTGCAGTGGGAGATCAGTGAGCCG tgtCAGGAAGTGATCACACAATCTCTGAGTGTGGCGCAGCAACTGGCTGATGATGTGGACTTCCACGCCTTCCCTTTCGATGACTTTGGCAAAGGTCTCATCAAACGGTGCAGAATCAGCCCTGATGCCTTTGTACAGATGGCACTACAGCTGGCACATTACCGG GACAAAGGCTCCTTCTGTCTGACGTACGAAGCCTCCATGACCCGGCTGTTCAGAGAGGGCCGCACTGAGACTGTTCGTTCCTGCAGCACTCAGGCCACCAAGTTTGTACTGGCCATGATGGACCCAGCTCAGACG AGGGAACAGAAGCTGAAACTGTTCAAACAGGCAGCGGAGAAACATCAGGATCTGTATCGTCATGCCATGACAGGAGCTGGCATCGACCGGCACCTCTTCTGTCTTTATGTGGTGTCCAAATACTTAGGAGTAGAGTCTCCGTTTCTGAAGGAG GTACTGTCAGAGCCCTGGAAACTGTCCACCAGCCAGACTCCCCACCAGCTGCTTGACCTCGTGGATGTCAACAGATTTCCCCAGTATGTCTCGAGCGGAGGGGGCTTTGGCCCG GTGGCTGATGATGGTTATGGAGTCTCGTACATTATGGTTGGAGAGACACTCATCAACATGCACATCTCATGTAAATTCTCCAGTCCTGAGACG GATTCTCACCGCTTTGGAAAGCATTTCCGACAGGCTATGCTCGATATCCTGTCCCTGTTCAACTTGAACAACAGGCCCAGCCAGTAA